The genomic window CAGCGCCACATCGCCCGGCTGCGCGCCAGCCGTCGCACCCGCGCCCAACGCGATCGACTGTGCCTGGCTCGCGTTCGCCGTGTCTCCGAAAGCCAGTGCGCTTGCTGCCGTTGCGTTCGAGGCATTGCCCAACGCGATAGCACCTTGCCCCGTAGCGTTATTGGTATAGCCAATAGCAACCGCACCTTGCCCGTTTGCGGTGTTATCGGCGCCCATGGCCACCGCGCCATTGCCCGTAGCGGTATTGGGATCACCGATCGCCACCGCGCCGTTGCCGTTGGCGGTTTGCTGGCTGCCCAGCGCCACAGCGCCGGTGCCACCGAGCACTTGCGATTTATAGCCGCCCGCGAATGAACCCGTGCCGGCGGCAGCTGCCACGGTATTCGTATCGCCGATCGCTATCGTGGACGCAGCCAATGCAACCGAAGCGTTACCGATCGCTGTAGCGTTCGTTGCCGAGGCATTGGCAGCCTGGCCGAAGGCGATCGTAGAAGTACCATTTGCCACGGAGTTAACGCCAAAGGCCGTTGCCCCTGTTCCGTTGGCATTGTCAGCTCCGCCTATGGCTATGGAATTGAGTCCGGTCGCGTTCGACGTAAATCCCATGGCTATCGCATGGGTGCCGTTGGCGGAATTGTTATCGCCCGCGGCGAGCGAAGCATTACCGGTTGCATTGCTGATGTACCCAAGCGCAGTGGCACCGGCACCATTGGCAACGGAGCCGTACCCAATGGCAGCCGCTTCTCCACCCGTTGCATTGGCCGTGGCTCCCACCGCAATGGCATTGGCGGCGTTAGCATTCGCCAGCGGACCGACCGCAATGGCGTTGGATTGCGTTGCGGTTGATTGAGCGCCGATGGCAATAGCATTGACGCCCGATGCCAGAGCGCCCGCGGTCGAGTTGCCGCCAATCGCGATCGATGCGGCGCCCGATGCAGTCACGGCCGTGGCGGTACTGTCGCCGCCCATGCCCACGGCCGTGGCATTGGTCCCAGTGGCCTGTGAAAACACGCCGACTGCCGTGGATTCTGCGCCCTTTGCACCGGCGAGGCTGCCCAGCGCAGTGCTCCACGTTGCGTTGGCGACAGTTGAGTTGCCAATCGCTACGCTTTGTTCTCCCGCGGCATTCGCACCATTGCCTACCGCAAGTGCCTCGAAAGACGTCGCGGTGTTGCCATTCGGAAGCACGACATTGCCGACTCCGCTCGCACTGGCGTTCACGCCGATGGCGATCGGCGAACCGCCTCCGGTACCTGTAGCAGACGCATTAGCGCCTTGGCCTAAGGCAACACTGGCGCCGGAGGTGCTGTTAGCGATGGCATTCAAGCCAATAGCGATGGTGCCCGCTGTCGTACCCCCTTCAGTGGCCTGAGCCGATGTACCTATGGCGATAGCGTCCTGTCCGGTGGCGTTGGAACCCCAGCCCATGGCGAGTGAATAGTTGCCGTTGACCGTGGAACTGACGCCGACCGCCGTGGAGTTCCCTCCCGTAACCGTGGCGAAGGTGCCAAATGCGCTAGCGCCAGCTCCATTGGCATTGGCTTGAACACCGATCGCGACCGGATTGATGCCGTCTGCGTACGTTTGTGCGCCTATTGCCACCGCGCCTTTGCCTGGCGCCGTCGCTAAGTAGCCGACAGCGACCGTATATTGGTTCGACGCAGTGGCTTGGTAGCCGATCGCCGTCGCTTCGATAACCGATGCATTGGCTTGGTAACCGACCGCCGTCGTGTCCGCTGCCGATGCGATCGCGTTCGCGCCCAGCGCCGTTGTTCCGGCTCCGGTGGCCTCAGCGTTAAAACCCATGCACGAAGAGGTACTGTCATACGCATTGAAGGGCGCCGGCGAGCAGTTCGTGGACTGGGCTTGTGCCCGCCCGCTCCACCCAGTCAAACCCAACAGCAACAACACGCCAAGTATGCGTGGTGCAAGACCTTGCAAGGATGGTTGCGCACGTTCATCGCGCTGATCGGCAACGGTCCCATGACGGCAAGCAGCCAGCTCGGAAGCGACGACTACCTGTCCCAAGGCGACATTCCAGACTTTGCTGTAGATCCTGTTCATGGCTTGCTCCGAAACCCGATTCCACGGGTGCTGGAAGAACTACGGTCCGAGCCCTGCGTGGGATCAGACATCGCGTCGAGAGGAATCCCTGGCAAACAAAAGGTCCTGAGGCGTAACTAGGTCGTTGGAGCCCAATGCCTGCCGCCGGCGTCGCTTCTCAAGCCACGCCATCCAGATGTGAGGGATAAGCTTTAGTTCGGCCCGATGCGCGTCAGCTGGGCCAACTATTCGAATGGAGCGCGCACTGCTGCTGCGATCTGCGCGTGCGAAACAGGAAGGCGCGGGGAAACGCAATTCGCGCGCCGGCATAGGCATCGACAAGATGGATATCGCTCATGATCGCCCTCTTCATTCCCTGTGCCTGCGCGATGACGACGATCTCCCTGAGCCTCGTTCGGCAGGGTTCCATTCAAGCGGAAGCTTGCGCGCTGCAATGCGCAAATTCGGCGCGAGTGCAAGGTGAATCCGGCAATAGCCATGCAAATTCGGCAAAGTGAGATGAAGCGCACATTTGCGGTGTACCGCGCTTCGTTTGCGTCGAGTGAAAGCGAACGTGGACATCGTCATGCGTGGCATGACGTTCATCGATGCAGATGGCACAAACCGGGAAGATAGCGATGTTGGATGCCGCTTACGCTCAACTCAAACTGCGCGAGGCACTTCAGGACGCGACGCTGCAAGCACGCATCAACGTATCGCTGGGATGTTCGCCAAAGGCCCGCCGATAATTGGCCGCAAAGCGCGACAGATCCCACCAGCCGCAACTCATGGCGACCGACTTCACGGACAGGCGTCCAGCACCTGCAGCGGCCAACCGTCGACTGGCTTCATGCAGCCTGAGCAGGGAAAGGTAACGCGTAGGTGACACACCTAGCAGATCGGCAAAGGTGTAGCGCAAGGCGCGCTCACTCATTCCAGCGGCGCGTGCCAGTTCGTCCAGATAGATGTCGCGATGCAAGTTCGCACGCATGAAATCCACCGCGCGCCGGAAGGGCCTGTAATGCGCTTGATAGCCGCCGGATGGCGATGCCTCAGCCGAGGGTTGAGCGGCCAGATCATCCAGCATCTGCGGATCGAGCAAGGTGCCGAAGAAATCATCAGCCACATCGATGCATCCATTGCCTCGCGCGCCGACCAGCGCATGGAACGACGACTCGCAGCGGAACCGCCACGATGTACCGGCAAGATATTCCGACCCGAATATCGAAAACCGGCGACCCATCAGGCCGAACGACACCGGATTTCTTTCGAAGGCCCGCATGACACCCTCGTGCAAAGGAGCCATCAGCACGCTGACGGACGAATGTGCACCCAGCATCATTTCGCAGGAGCTGCCCGGCAGCACGATCAGGGTTGTACCCGAATGCAACGGCATACCGGCGCACCAACTCCCAAGGCCGGCCTGGTGAACGTGGCACAGCAGGTAATGGCCGTTTGGCACCGGAAAACGGCCGTGACACGGAAAATCGAAGACGAAGCCGCAGAGCGACGCGCCTGCATGCAGACAGCTGCCGAACAAGCCGTGCAAGCCACCCTCTCTCAGCGCAACCGCCTCGAGCTTGCAATGGTCGAACAGCTGGTTCATGGCATCCAGGCCAGGCCATGGCATGGATAAACCGCTTGGAATAGGAGACATGAGCTGGGTTCTACATTCCATGGCCCCACACACGCGATCGCCGCGAGACGAGCCGCCAGGGCCCGCTCAATCCTCAATTCGCATACGTGGTATCGATGTGCAGGGCGGTGTGCGATCAGGAAGTGGGGAAGATCGCGTAGCCGCTACGCTATCTGACGCCGTTATGAAAATCGGAAATAAACCGGCGGCTGCCCACACAGCAATGACGACTGGTATGACGAGTCATGATGAGTTTCCCCTGTTTTTTAAAATCCGTACGTAACGACGTGACGACGGGCGACTGCCTCCGTTGCAGGGCCCTTTCACCTCACCGTGTTGCGTCGCGAACCAAGCTTTTACGACGCCCACTGGCGGCAAGTCAAAAACAGACTTGGCGTCGAGCGTATTCAGAAGCCTGATCCAGCTGAATAAGAACTTTCTTAAAGTACATCAATGAAATGTGCACGCCGCACACATGCTCACAAAAGACCGCTGGTACGCACATAGTCGAATAGCTGCTGATCGTTGGTGATGCCGAGCTTGGCCATCGCGCTATGTTTCTGCAGGCTGATGGTCTTGACGCTGCGGTTCGTAATGCGCGCCACTTCTGAAACGGTCAGGCCCTTCGCCAGCAGACGCATCACTTCCGCTTCGCGTGCGGACAATACATGAGCCTGCTTGCGATCGGCCTGCGATGCATCGGCGGCAGAGGTGCTGCGTTCCGTAAGCTGTTCACGAACGCTCTTGCTCATATAGGTGCGGCCGGCGCGAACAGCCCTCAAGGCGACGAACAACTCCTGCACCACGGCCGTCTTCTCGACCACGGCTTCCACGCCTTCCTGATACATGGTTCGAAAAATGGCGATATTGCGCAGCATGGTCACCACGACAATGCGCAGCCTTGGATGGCGGCGGCGCAATTCGCGCAGCAGCACGACGCCATCCATGCCAGCGTCGTCCTCCGGCATCTGGAAGTCGACAATGGCAACATCGCAAGGAGTATGAGCGAGCACTTTCAGCAGTTCACTGCCGCTGGATGCCTCACCGGCCACTTCGTAGCCTTCGCCGCCACGCTGCAGTACAGCGCGCAAACCGATGCGTACCAACTCGTGATCATCCGCAATGACAACCCGCACGCGCTTTCCCACTAGCAATCAATGTTTTCCCGGATGGCAGCTGAAGCGGCATCGCTCCTTTGCTCGTCCGGCCGTCGCGCGCGAATTCCGTTCAAGGTGTGGCGCGTCCTGCTCCTCCGAAAGGATTCGCGTACGGCGTACCGCCCTTATACTAATTTACATTTACTTGTCTTTATTTGATCTGTGTCCAAGCAACGAACACGTGCTCGTTATTCATTGGACTATATGTTTAGTAAGACTATATGACAATGTGCCAAAAGGCTGTATTACAACAAAAATTTTTCCGCGATCGCATGATTTCGCAGCGACGGTATCGCGACCGGCCTTGATGACGGTGATGTCATTTTGCGCATCTATTTTGACGAATTTGGCATAAGCCGATGAGCAACGGTTTACGTCGCACCGATCCTGCCGACGATCACGCCATGGATGGACATAGCAGACCATGGCGCGTAGCCATTGCGGGCTTAGGCGTTCTTGTCATGACGCTGCGTCAACGCGCGACGACCCTCACGCCCGTTTTGGCAGCCGCGTATCGTGTTGAATAGCTGAGTGCGCTGGCTGTCAGCCGATGCGCATGCATGTTCGAGGCCTTCGGCAAACGCTATCGACACATTGCCCTTGGCGGCAAATGTGTTGAATCCGCAAAACCAGCGTGCTAAGTTTCGCCCGCCGCCCGAATCGGGCCGTCGTAAGCGTTTACGTCAACCAACGCGCAAATAGACCCGCGAATGCCTTGCGTTCGCCGTCATGCGCTGGAGTTGACCTCATGAAAACGCTCACCTTTCTTGCAACACCTGTTCTATCTCCCAAATACCGCATCAAACCCGGTGCGGTGGCGATGTGCCTGTACTTTCTGGCTGGTTTGGCCGATGGCGCATTGATGCCTTTCTTTGCCCTATGGGCACAGCACGAGGCCCATATTCCTTTGCGGTTTATCGGCCTGCTGTTGGCCTGCTATGCGGGCGGCGAACTCATTGCCACCCCGCTGCTGGGAGGCATTGCCGATCGTCTAGGCCGACGCCCGGTACTGCTGCTTTCAACGCTGGGTGTCGGTGGCGGTTTCCTGTTGCTTGCGCACTTGCATGGTGTATGGGCTATCGCGCTATGCCTGATCGGTATCGGTATTTTCGAGTGCGCACTGCATCCGACGATTGCCACAGTGATCGCCGACACCGCGCCTGCAGATCAATTACGCATGCGCTATGCCTCCGCGCGCATTGCATCCAGTCTTGGCCATATCGTCGGTCCCGCCTTGGGCGCCGCACTCGCCCTCATGTCCTTGAATACGGTCTTCACCGGTTGCGGCCTATCGCTGTTATGCGCGTCGATACTCATCGTGGGCACGCTTCCCGAAACGCAGTTGCGTGAAAAAAGCCCCGACGTACAAGAGGATGAGGACGAAGAAGGACTGTCCGCGCTCCTGCCTGCTTTCCGCGATCCGCGACTTGCAGCCATGCTTGTATGGTTTGCCATCATCGAAATCATGGGCAGTTGGCCGGAAGTGATCACGCCCCTTTACGCACATGGCGCGCATGCGCTGACAGCGTCGGGAGTCGGCCTGTTATTTACCTACGCCGCGGCCGTGGTGGTGATTCTGCAATGGCCTGTCGCCAAGTGGAGCGGCAAGATCGCGGCTTTTCCTTTGCTGATCGGCGCAGGCGCGACGGTGGCCGGTGGCTTTGGCCTGCTCCTGCTCCATGCCAATGTGTTTACGCTTTATGCAAGCGTGACCCTGCTTTCGCTGGCACAGGTACTGTTTGGGCCGCTCATGCCGGTGGCGGTCAATGCGTTGGCGCCTCCCGCGGCACGCGCCGCCTATATGGCTGCCATTTCAACGGTCAATGACGTGAAGGACACGGCAGGGCCTGCGTCAGGGATGTATCTATACGGTCTTTCCGCACGGCTTCCCTGGTTGCTTGGCATGCCGATCGCGTTTTTGGCTGCACTGGCGCTGGCCATGACGATCAAGCGCAGTGAACGTGCGGGAGGTATCGCCGATCCACAAGCATCGGAGCTCACGTAAGTTCGTTCATCGCCTTACCGTCATCCCAGCGAAAGCTGGGATGACGAGCAAAAAGGCGTGGCGCTCTCGTTGCGGTTTGCAACGCGCCTAGGTCAAAACGAAATTGCTTGGCTCCAGCGGCGGCGGAATCTCCGATTCTCCAAGCAGGCTGCGCAAATTGATTTCGATGGTCCTGCTCATGGCATCCAGAGGCAGATCGTTGGGCAAAAGATCGAACGGATCCTCAATCTGCTCGCCAATCGCATCCAGACCAAAGAAGGTATACGCAATGATGCCAACCGCCAGCGGCGTCACCCAGCCCAACGGTCCAATCAGGCAGAACGGCAGCATGAAGCAGTAAACGTGCACCGTCCGATGCAGCAGCAAGATATAGGCGAACGGAATAGGCGTGTTCTTGATGCGTTCGCATCCACCCAGCACATTGGAAAGCCGGTTGAGTTCGCGGTCCATTTCGACCAGCAACATGCTATCGATGCCCGCTTCGCGTGCACGCTTTGCGTAGGCTTCGCCGAGCATCCCCAGCACTTTGTTGGGTGGATTGGGAGATGCCAGCGCCTTGGCGCATACCTCAGCCGGCAACCAGGAGCGCAGGTCCGGCTCAGCATCCGTGCCGCGCAGGTAATGTCGTAGCGCGTGAGTGAAGCCGATCACCCCGTATACAAGCTGCCGTCGCTGCGCTTCCGGCAACGCGGGCAGAAACGACAGGGTTTGCCGAGTTAAATTGCGAGCGGTAATCACAAGCTCGCCCCACAGCGTGCGCCCCTCCCACCAACGTTGGTAAGCCACCGTATTTCGAAAACCCAGGAAGATCGCCAACGTCAAACCAAGCAGGGTCAACGGCGCCGCATTGAGCTGGAAGTGCGTGGCCACGCCGTTTCGGTCCGCGACAACAATGGCCACCGAAAGAAGCATGGTGTAGAGGACACGCGGCCAGATGATCGGGACAATGGAGCCCTTCATCGCGAACAGCAGCGTCGTGACTGAGTGGGCTTTGTGCGGACGTACGATCATGAATCTTTACTCATCTCAGCTTCCCAGCTCCTGGAAAGCATGGCCGTTGGCCTCCAGTCCTTGCAAAATCGGAGGTGGCAACTCGTTGGCCCAGACATGGCCTTCAAGCTGCCATTGGCTTGCATCGACAAGATCAGGCAGGCCCGCTCCCTTGCGTACATACAAACCGAGCGTGGGTCGCTTTGGATTGATGTAAAAGTCGAATTCCTGCATTGCGGCAGCTCCTGAGGAGTGGGTGCAGCAAGCGCTTACTTGCTGCTAGGCACCAGCATGACCGCGGCCTCCGCCGTCAGATGCAGGAAGGTGAATGTCTCCTGCAGATACAACTGAACGGCACTTTCGCTGTGGCTCAGGTAGCCGATGGAGATGTCCTGGCCAAGGTGCAGCTCAAAGTCACCACCTCGTGTGCTGAGCACGACACCGCCCTTGATGGCTGGCGCCCAGATGATGTCGCCATCCACCAAGTTCTGAATGTCCCTGACGATGGGATATCCCGCATCCGTGGTGCCACTGACCTTGGTGTACGCCTGCTCACCCAGCAGCAGCACGTAAGGGCCGTTGACGCCGGCTTCGCGTAGCTGACTTACCGCCTTGGCTACCGCAATCGGATAGTCATCCACCTTGGAAGGCAGGGTTATCGCCGCATTGCTGGTTCCCTTGTGGATACCGGGAATGCCGGCATGCTCGTAACCTTCGAACACTGCACGATCTTCCGCAAAGGCGATCTTGCGTGCCGCATCCTTCAGTGGCTGCAAGTCAGGATCGTTGGCACCGCGCTCGACCGAATCGATGGCATGGCGTGAAAGCTCAAAAGGAACGCGCAATTCCACCACGGCCTTCACTTCGCGCAGCGCAGCCTGGATGCCCTCACCCGGCGACTTGATCGTCTGCAGATGTCCGGTACCCACCGACGAAAACTCCATGCCTTTGGGACCGACGACATCCACCACCCGCCGCGCCGCGAGATGGCGCTTCAAGGTCCGCGCCGCTTCCTGCTCAATCTGTTCCCACGCCTTTTCGGAAATGGGAGCGAGTTTCCGATGCAGATTATTCATGTGTTGACTCTCCTTTGAGCGAACCGATACCTAGTGAGCCGTCAGATGGGCGTTGAGGGGTTGGTGACGCGTCGGCTGTTCCATCGCCAGACACGGCAACCGCACTTTCGGCCGGAACGTTGGCAAGGAAGGTAGCGGACGGCACAAAGAACAATGTGCCCGTTACCGCTTTGCTGAAATCGAGCAGGCGGTCGTAATTGCCCGGCGGCCGGCCCACGAACATATTGACCAGCATTTTTTCGATACGGCCTGGGGATCGCGCGTAGCCGATGAAGTAGGTGCCGAATTCGCCCTTCCCCACATCGCCGAAAGGCATGTTGTCGCGCACGATTTCCAGTTGCTCGCCATTCTCTTCAATGGTGGTCAGCACGTTGTGCGCATAGGGAGCTTTGGCGGCATCGTCCAGTTCGATGTCCGAAAGCTTCTTGCGTCCAATGATGCGTTCTTGCTGCTCGACCGGCACGGTGTCCCATGCCTTCACGTCATGCAGATACTTCTGCACGATGACGTAGCTGCCGCCGGCGAAACCGGGATCTTCCTCACCGATGACCACGGCGTCGACGGCATCCTGGTCCACCGGGTTTTCGGTGCCATCGACAAAGCCGAGCAGATCACGCTCATCGAAGTACTTGAACCCATGCACTTCATCCACGGCAGTCACCGCATCGCCGAGGCGGGACATGATTTGCGTCGCCAGCTCAAAACATAGATCCATACGCATGGATCGAATGTGGAAAAGTAGGTCTCCGGGTGTCGAGACGGCGTGGTGTTCGCCTTTGATTTCTCGAAACGGATGCAGCTCGGCGGGCCGCGGCTGCCCGAACAATCGGTCCCAGGCATCCGACCCGACGCCCATGACGCACGTCAACGCGCCATTGAGGTCACGAAACCCGACCGCACGCAAAAGCGATGCCAAGTCGCCACAAAGCGCGCGTACCGCTTCCTCACATTGCGGCTCCGGCTTCACGGTCACTACTAGAAAAATGGCTGCACGCGTAAGTTTGGACACAACCGGTTGCGTGATAACGGAAGGCACAATCCACTCCTTTTATTACAGATACCCAAACACGGCAGTCCAATCATAAGCTGGAAGTGCTCAGGATTCCTGGTGCAATCCAGTCGAATACAAACGCCGACACTAATCGTTCATGGCCCTCTCAGAACTCATCTCCATCTAATCACCTGAAGCTGAAGTGTCCTGAATCGAGTTCGAAACACGTATCTGCACCGCACGCGTGCAATGCATGGACCGATTTCAGCATCGACAAGGGGCGTCCTGATTCCGTCATGGCCTGAGGGGTCGCCATAGGCACGCGCACCTCGGCGGTGCTGCCAACCGGCACGTCGACGTCCAGTTGCAGTTTCCCTGATGGATGAGACCAAGCTACAGCAGCTCGGCCGTACGGCGTCATGGTGTCCGCTTCTGCATGATCCAGCCACGCAGTAAGTGCGGGATGTATGCCAATGCGCTGCCAACCCGGCGCCAAGGGCCGTAAGCCCGCGACATCCCCGAATAGCCAATCGTCGATGGTGCCCAGGAAATAATGCCCTCGCGAGCGAGCGTCGAGCTTCCAGTGTTCCCACAGACTGGTCGCACCGTTCTCGCGCCAATAACCCCAA from Dyella caseinilytica includes these protein-coding regions:
- a CDS encoding bestrophin family protein, coding for MIVRPHKAHSVTTLLFAMKGSIVPIIWPRVLYTMLLSVAIVVADRNGVATHFQLNAAPLTLLGLTLAIFLGFRNTVAYQRWWEGRTLWGELVITARNLTRQTLSFLPALPEAQRRQLVYGVIGFTHALRHYLRGTDAEPDLRSWLPAEVCAKALASPNPPNKVLGMLGEAYAKRAREAGIDSMLLVEMDRELNRLSNVLGGCERIKNTPIPFAYILLLHRTVHVYCFMLPFCLIGPLGWVTPLAVGIIAYTFFGLDAIGEQIEDPFDLLPNDLPLDAMSRTIEINLRSLLGESEIPPPLEPSNFVLT
- a CDS encoding family 1 encapsulin nanocompartment shell protein, whose amino-acid sequence is MNNLHRKLAPISEKAWEQIEQEAARTLKRHLAARRVVDVVGPKGMEFSSVGTGHLQTIKSPGEGIQAALREVKAVVELRVPFELSRHAIDSVERGANDPDLQPLKDAARKIAFAEDRAVFEGYEHAGIPGIHKGTSNAAITLPSKVDDYPIAVAKAVSQLREAGVNGPYVLLLGEQAYTKVSGTTDAGYPIVRDIQNLVDGDIIWAPAIKGGVVLSTRGGDFELHLGQDISIGYLSHSESAVQLYLQETFTFLHLTAEAAVMLVPSSK
- a CDS encoding Dyp-type peroxidase gives rise to the protein MPSVITQPVVSKLTRAAIFLVVTVKPEPQCEEAVRALCGDLASLLRAVGFRDLNGALTCVMGVGSDAWDRLFGQPRPAELHPFREIKGEHHAVSTPGDLLFHIRSMRMDLCFELATQIMSRLGDAVTAVDEVHGFKYFDERDLLGFVDGTENPVDQDAVDAVVIGEEDPGFAGGSYVIVQKYLHDVKAWDTVPVEQQERIIGRKKLSDIELDDAAKAPYAHNVLTTIEENGEQLEIVRDNMPFGDVGKGEFGTYFIGYARSPGRIEKMLVNMFVGRPPGNYDRLLDFSKAVTGTLFFVPSATFLANVPAESAVAVSGDGTADASPTPQRPSDGSLGIGSLKGESTHE
- a CDS encoding helix-turn-helix domain-containing protein; this encodes MPWPGLDAMNQLFDHCKLEAVALREGGLHGLFGSCLHAGASLCGFVFDFPCHGRFPVPNGHYLLCHVHQAGLGSWCAGMPLHSGTTLIVLPGSSCEMMLGAHSSVSVLMAPLHEGVMRAFERNPVSFGLMGRRFSIFGSEYLAGTSWRFRCESSFHALVGARGNGCIDVADDFFGTLLDPQMLDDLAAQPSAEASPSGGYQAHYRPFRRAVDFMRANLHRDIYLDELARAAGMSERALRYTFADLLGVSPTRYLSLLRLHEASRRLAAAGAGRLSVKSVAMSCGWWDLSRFAANYRRAFGEHPSDTLMRACSVAS
- a CDS encoding response regulator transcription factor gives rise to the protein MRVVIADDHELVRIGLRAVLQRGGEGYEVAGEASSGSELLKVLAHTPCDVAIVDFQMPEDDAGMDGVVLLRELRRRHPRLRIVVVTMLRNIAIFRTMYQEGVEAVVEKTAVVQELFVALRAVRAGRTYMSKSVREQLTERSTSAADASQADRKQAHVLSAREAEVMRLLAKGLTVSEVARITNRSVKTISLQKHSAMAKLGITNDQQLFDYVRTSGLL
- a CDS encoding MFS transporter, producing MKTLTFLATPVLSPKYRIKPGAVAMCLYFLAGLADGALMPFFALWAQHEAHIPLRFIGLLLACYAGGELIATPLLGGIADRLGRRPVLLLSTLGVGGGFLLLAHLHGVWAIALCLIGIGIFECALHPTIATVIADTAPADQLRMRYASARIASSLGHIVGPALGAALALMSLNTVFTGCGLSLLCASILIVGTLPETQLREKSPDVQEDEDEEGLSALLPAFRDPRLAAMLVWFAIIEIMGSWPEVITPLYAHGAHALTASGVGLLFTYAAAVVVILQWPVAKWSGKIAAFPLLIGAGATVAGGFGLLLLHANVFTLYASVTLLSLAQVLFGPLMPVAVNALAPPAARAAYMAAISTVNDVKDTAGPASGMYLYGLSARLPWLLGMPIAFLAALALAMTIKRSERAGGIADPQASELT